The Aureispira anguillae genome contains a region encoding:
- a CDS encoding ROK family protein, with amino-acid sequence MKVSVGIDIGGTNTVWGLIDEHGTVHVEGQIGTKDFDHPTDFVQAIATILKGALKEHQDFELIGIGIGAPNGNYFNGTIEHAPNLVWKGVVPLKKLFQQHFQLPIWVTNDANAAAIGEMLFGVAKKMDNFVVVTLGTGLGSGFVVNGELMYGHDAFAGELGHTIIERNGRSCGCSRKGCLETYASATGIVRTAKERLNNYTGTSLLSQQAQLSSKSIADCAEQNDALALEIFDYTGHQLGFALANTVAISSPQAIVLFGGLANAGALILNPTKHYMEQYMLNLFKGKVELLISSVPEHHAAILGAGALVWKNVYGALG; translated from the coding sequence ATGAAAGTATCTGTAGGAATTGACATAGGAGGCACCAATACGGTTTGGGGACTGATTGATGAGCATGGAACGGTCCATGTAGAAGGGCAAATTGGCACAAAAGATTTTGACCATCCCACTGATTTTGTGCAAGCAATAGCCACTATTCTAAAAGGGGCTCTAAAAGAACATCAAGATTTTGAATTGATTGGAATCGGAATTGGGGCACCCAATGGTAATTATTTTAACGGCACTATTGAGCATGCTCCTAATCTCGTGTGGAAAGGAGTTGTTCCTCTCAAAAAATTATTTCAACAACATTTTCAACTCCCCATTTGGGTGACCAATGATGCCAATGCAGCAGCGATTGGAGAAATGTTGTTTGGTGTAGCCAAAAAGATGGATAATTTTGTCGTCGTAACATTAGGCACAGGCTTAGGAAGTGGTTTTGTTGTTAATGGCGAATTGATGTATGGCCATGATGCTTTTGCTGGGGAGTTAGGACATACGATTATAGAACGCAATGGTCGAAGTTGCGGTTGTAGTCGCAAAGGTTGTTTAGAGACCTATGCTTCTGCTACAGGAATTGTTCGTACGGCGAAAGAACGACTGAATAATTATACAGGAACAAGTTTATTAAGCCAACAAGCGCAACTTAGCTCCAAAAGCATTGCAGATTGTGCTGAACAAAACGATGCGTTAGCCTTAGAAATTTTTGATTATACAGGTCATCAATTGGGTTTTGCACTAGCCAATACCGTCGCTATTAGCAGTCCACAAGCAATTGTTTTGTTTGGAGGTTTAGCCAATGCGGGAGCACTCATTTTGAATCCTACCAAACATTATATGGAACAATATATGCTCAATCTTTTTAAAGGTAAAGTTGAGTTATTGATTTCTAGTGTTCCAGAACATCACGCTGCTATATTAGGAGCAGGAGCTTTAGTTTGGAAAAATGTTTATGGAGCCTTAGGCTAG
- the paaC gene encoding 1,2-phenylacetyl-CoA epoxidase subunit PaaC has protein sequence MENNKALFEYILRIADNALILGHRVSEWCGHGPSLETDIGLTNIALDLVGHARVLLQYAAKVEGKGRTDDALAFTRDTREFKNVLLVEQANGNFADTMARQFLFDTFNYHFFAALCDSKDEELVAIAKKSLKELTYHYRYSAEWVIRLGDGTEESHEKMQTALNEAWDYVGELFAMDEIDQQMIQLGIGVDLNAVKELWNERVDAILTEATLAKPEDGWMQKGGKQGKHSEQMGFILTEMQWMQRAYPGLEW, from the coding sequence GTGGAAAATAACAAAGCTTTATTTGAATATATATTGCGTATTGCAGATAATGCGCTGATTTTGGGGCATCGTGTTTCAGAGTGGTGTGGTCATGGGCCTAGCTTGGAAACAGACATTGGCTTAACCAATATTGCATTGGATTTGGTAGGGCATGCTCGTGTTTTATTGCAATATGCGGCTAAAGTAGAAGGAAAGGGCAGAACAGATGATGCATTGGCATTTACACGAGATACTCGTGAATTTAAAAATGTTCTTTTGGTAGAACAAGCCAATGGTAACTTTGCCGATACAATGGCACGTCAATTTTTATTTGATACCTTTAACTATCATTTCTTTGCAGCACTTTGTGATAGCAAAGATGAAGAACTGGTGGCTATTGCCAAAAAATCGCTCAAAGAATTAACCTATCATTATCGATACAGTGCGGAATGGGTGATTCGTTTGGGAGATGGAACAGAGGAGAGCCATGAGAAAATGCAAACGGCATTGAATGAGGCTTGGGATTATGTGGGAGAGTTATTTGCAATGGATGAAATTGACCAACAAATGATCCAATTGGGCATTGGGGTTGATCTAAATGCGGTTAAGGAATTGTGGAATGAACGAGTAGATGCCATCCTAACCGAAGCAACACTAGCAAAACCTGAAGATGGGTGGATGCAGAAAGGTGGAAAGCAAGGGAAACATTCTGAGCAAATGGGGTTCATTTTGACTGAAATGCAATGGATGCAACGTGCTTATCCTGGATTAGAGTGGTAG
- the paaB gene encoding 1,2-phenylacetyl-CoA epoxidase subunit PaaB — MSKKDWPLWEVFIRSKAGLHHKHAGSLHAADEDMAIENARDVYTRRQEGVSIWVVESKHITASIPDDGDMLFEAAKTKPYRHPTFYDIPDEVGHM, encoded by the coding sequence ATGTCTAAAAAAGACTGGCCTCTTTGGGAGGTATTTATAAGAAGTAAAGCAGGATTGCACCACAAACACGCAGGAAGTTTACACGCTGCGGATGAAGATATGGCCATTGAAAATGCTCGTGATGTATATACTCGCAGACAAGAAGGGGTTAGTATTTGGGTGGTAGAATCAAAACACATTACGGCTTCTATCCCTGATGATGGAGATATGTTATTTGAAGCTGCTAAAACAAAACCTTATCGCCATCCTACATTCTATGATATTCCAGATGAAGTAGGGCACATGTAG
- the paaA gene encoding 1,2-phenylacetyl-CoA epoxidase subunit PaaA yields MENTIENLEAKFQAKIDAEIKIEPKDWMPEKYRKTLVRQISQHAHSEIIGMLPEGNWISRAPSLRRKMALLAKVQDEGGHGLYLYSAAETLGTSREQMFEDLNAGKAKYSSIFNYPTLTWADIGAVGWLVDGAAIMNQVMLTRTSYGPYARAMVRICKEESFHQRQGYEITMALAQGSPEQKEMAQDALNRWWWPSLMMFGPNDATSTHSAQSMAWKIKRKSNDELRQAFVDATVPQAEFLGLTIPDKDLKWNEERGHYDFGEIDWEEFWQVVKGGGPCNKQRLRDRNKAYKEGAWVREAAMAHAKKRAEKRKAEMVSSNA; encoded by the coding sequence ATGGAAAATACGATTGAAAATTTAGAGGCGAAATTTCAGGCAAAAATTGATGCCGAAATAAAAATAGAACCCAAGGATTGGATGCCTGAGAAGTATCGCAAAACCTTAGTTCGACAAATATCGCAACATGCGCATTCTGAAATTATCGGGATGCTGCCAGAAGGCAATTGGATTAGTAGAGCGCCTTCTTTGCGTCGCAAAATGGCCTTGTTAGCAAAGGTACAGGATGAAGGAGGTCACGGCTTGTATTTGTATAGTGCTGCTGAGACATTGGGTACTTCTAGAGAGCAAATGTTTGAAGACTTAAACGCTGGAAAAGCTAAATATTCTAGCATTTTTAATTATCCTACATTGACTTGGGCTGATATTGGTGCTGTGGGATGGTTGGTGGATGGTGCTGCCATTATGAACCAAGTGATGCTCACCCGTACTTCTTATGGTCCTTATGCTCGTGCAATGGTTCGTATCTGTAAGGAAGAGAGCTTTCATCAGCGCCAAGGGTATGAAATTACAATGGCTTTGGCACAAGGTAGCCCCGAACAAAAAGAAATGGCGCAAGATGCGCTCAATCGTTGGTGGTGGCCATCTTTAATGATGTTTGGTCCTAATGATGCAACATCTACGCATTCGGCTCAGTCTATGGCTTGGAAAATTAAGCGTAAATCAAACGATGAATTGCGCCAAGCTTTTGTGGATGCTACTGTACCTCAAGCAGAGTTTTTGGGTTTAACAATTCCCGATAAGGATTTAAAATGGAATGAAGAGCGTGGTCATTATGACTTTGGAGAAATTGACTGGGAGGAGTTTTGGCAGGTTGTAAAAGGTGGTGGTCCTTGTAACAAACAGCGTTTGAGAGATCGAAACAAAGCTTACAAAGAGGGAGCATGGGTTCGTGAGGCTGCTATGGCACACGCTAAAAAGAGAGCAGAGAAAAGAAAGGCTGAAATGGTTTCATCCAACGCTTAA
- the paaE gene encoding 1,2-phenylacetyl-CoA epoxidase subunit PaaE codes for MKPTFNTLKIKEVRKETVDCCSIAFEVPEALKTAYSFVQGQYLTLKADINNEDVRRSYSICTSPADEELRVAIKQVENGKFSTFANHQLQAGDSLEVMTPTGNFYTVLDASNEKHYVGFAAGSGITPIISIMKTVLETEPKSRFTLFYGNKNTGSIIFREQIEALKNIYMERLIVHYFLSREMLDAPLMNGRIDASKCTDIFDKLLDVSDVDECFACGPESMIFAVKDTLIDRGYDEKHIHFELFTSPLGKLGQEKKIEVKEADKGKITEVTVNLDGKAFQFDLPFGSENLLDAALKQGADLPFACKGGVCCTCKAKLKEGAVKMALNYALEKEEVEAGFILTCQSYPTTEKVVVDFDEV; via the coding sequence ATGAAACCAACATTTAATACCCTTAAAATTAAGGAAGTACGAAAAGAAACTGTAGATTGTTGTTCCATTGCTTTTGAAGTACCTGAAGCACTAAAAACAGCTTATAGTTTTGTACAAGGACAGTATTTGACCCTTAAAGCAGATATTAACAACGAAGATGTTCGTCGTTCTTATTCTATTTGTACAAGCCCTGCGGATGAGGAGTTAAGAGTAGCTATAAAGCAAGTAGAAAATGGTAAATTTTCGACCTTTGCCAACCACCAACTTCAAGCGGGAGATTCCTTAGAGGTAATGACACCTACAGGAAATTTTTATACGGTATTAGATGCCTCGAATGAGAAACACTATGTTGGTTTTGCTGCGGGGAGTGGAATTACGCCAATTATTTCTATTATGAAAACGGTCTTAGAAACAGAACCTAAGAGTCGTTTTACCTTGTTTTATGGCAACAAAAATACAGGGTCAATTATTTTTAGAGAACAAATAGAAGCGCTTAAGAATATTTATATGGAGCGTCTAATTGTGCATTATTTTTTGAGTAGAGAAATGTTGGATGCTCCTTTGATGAATGGGCGTATTGATGCGTCAAAGTGCACCGATATTTTTGACAAATTGTTGGATGTATCCGATGTAGATGAGTGCTTTGCCTGTGGTCCAGAATCTATGATCTTTGCCGTTAAAGATACGTTAATTGATCGTGGTTACGATGAAAAACACATCCACTTTGAACTATTCACGTCTCCATTGGGAAAACTAGGGCAAGAAAAAAAGATCGAGGTAAAAGAAGCCGACAAAGGCAAAATAACAGAGGTTACCGTTAATCTAGATGGAAAAGCATTCCAATTTGACTTACCTTTTGGTTCAGAGAACTTGTTGGATGCGGCTCTAAAACAAGGGGCAGATTTGCCTTTTGCTTGCAAAGGGGGAGTTTGTTGTACCTGTAAGGCAAAATTAAAAGAAGGAGCAGTAAAAATGGCGTTAAATTATGCCTTAGAAAAAGAAGAAGTAGAAGCTGGATTTATTTTAACTTGTCAATCTTATCCTACGACAGAAAAGGTAGTGGTAGATTTTGATGAGGTATAA
- a CDS encoding universal stress protein gives MDKIIVPVDFSSASSWGFYYAYDMAKSIGADLVVVHLYWPPYVESTYPIDMIQSIINEKEQEVLKHLKAATRAPLNEDGKVEISYVVRPGSENTIVSVAEENEADLIIMGTHGSGKALDKVWGTNTANVIQHASCPVLAIPTGATFEGVKNIAYATDFDDKDNELLFQLALITTAIKANLHCIHINPSDYPYKQKEEEAFRKSFEENFADLPVTYSVWSASTIEDGLETFCRVNKIDILAMLTHKKTLWDKIFTGGSVTKKMTMQTNLPLLAFHK, from the coding sequence ATGGATAAAATAATTGTGCCAGTCGATTTTTCATCGGCTTCTAGTTGGGGATTTTATTATGCCTATGATATGGCCAAAAGTATTGGTGCTGATTTAGTGGTTGTACATTTGTATTGGCCTCCTTATGTTGAATCTACTTATCCGATCGATATGATTCAATCTATTATCAATGAAAAGGAGCAAGAAGTTCTTAAGCATCTTAAGGCTGCTACAAGAGCGCCGTTGAATGAGGATGGAAAGGTTGAAATTTCTTATGTGGTACGACCTGGTTCTGAAAATACAATTGTTTCTGTTGCAGAAGAAAATGAAGCAGATTTGATTATTATGGGGACGCATGGATCGGGAAAAGCATTGGATAAAGTTTGGGGAACCAATACCGCAAATGTTATTCAACACGCTAGTTGCCCTGTCTTAGCAATTCCTACAGGAGCCACTTTTGAAGGAGTCAAAAACATCGCTTATGCAACAGATTTTGACGACAAAGACAATGAGCTTTTGTTTCAATTAGCCTTGATTACAACCGCAATTAAAGCAAATCTTCACTGTATACACATCAATCCATCGGATTATCCGTATAAACAAAAAGAAGAAGAGGCTTTTAGAAAATCTTTTGAGGAAAATTTTGCCGACTTGCCAGTCACTTACTCTGTATGGAGTGCCTCTACCATAGAGGACGGCTTGGAGACTTTCTGTAGAGTCAATAAGATTGATATACTGGCTATGTTAACGCATAAAAAAACATTGTGGGATAAAATTTTTACTGGTGGTAGCGTAACCAAAAAAATGACCATGCAAACTAATTTACCCTTGCTGGCATTCCACAAATAA
- a CDS encoding universal stress protein: MEKILVPFDFSVSSSWGFYYAYELAASIGAQVLVVNMYSPATEATYSLEKLQANAPKRKQEILAHLKAATQRPISSANDTSVTVTYDIDYGLKDDIANYAKRQKVDLIVMGTHGGDKTTSKLWGSNTSLVIKEAHCPVLAIPVGSTFKAAQNIAYATNFDSKDIDSIAQLAVVAAATNSTVHCIHVNLFSETPQLAEGAKFEEQLKANFGDLPVVFNVWSAHTVEDGLEIFCRVNNIDILAMLTHDRSAWDKLFGEKSVTRAMALRTKLPLLAFHE, from the coding sequence ATGGAAAAGATATTAGTACCATTTGATTTTTCGGTTTCTTCTAGTTGGGGATTTTACTATGCTTACGAATTAGCGGCCTCTATTGGCGCACAGGTTTTAGTAGTAAACATGTATTCGCCAGCTACAGAAGCTACTTATTCTTTAGAAAAATTGCAAGCCAATGCTCCAAAGAGAAAACAAGAAATCTTAGCGCATTTGAAAGCCGCAACTCAACGTCCTATTTCTAGTGCAAATGATACCAGTGTCACCGTAACTTATGATATTGATTACGGTTTGAAAGATGATATTGCGAATTATGCTAAGCGACAAAAAGTTGATTTGATCGTAATGGGAACGCACGGAGGAGATAAGACAACGAGTAAATTGTGGGGAAGCAACACGAGTTTGGTTATCAAAGAAGCACATTGTCCTGTTTTGGCGATTCCTGTTGGGAGTACTTTCAAGGCAGCGCAAAATATAGCTTATGCTACAAATTTTGATTCTAAAGACATTGATTCTATTGCACAACTGGCTGTAGTAGCTGCTGCTACCAATTCAACGGTTCATTGTATCCATGTTAATTTGTTTAGTGAAACACCTCAATTGGCAGAAGGAGCCAAGTTCGAAGAACAATTAAAGGCTAATTTTGGCGATTTGCCAGTAGTTTTTAATGTGTGGAGTGCACATACGGTAGAGGATGGTTTAGAAATTTTCTGTCGAGTAAACAATATTGACATACTAGCGATGCTAACACATGACCGTTCTGCTTGGGATAAATTATTTGGAGAAAAAAGTGTCACAAGAGCAATGGCTTTGAGAACTAAATTACCGTTGTTGGCTTTTCACGAATAA
- a CDS encoding alpha-ketoacid dehydrogenase subunit alpha/beta, which yields MSKTKTRTKKTKTTAQTMPKTVLEEAFRLMATAKTMAETYEANVKVASKYVHATSRGHEAVQLALGMQLEAQDFVAPYYRDDSILLSIGMQPYELMLQVLAKRDDPFSGGRTYYSHPSLKDDDKPKIPHQSSATGMQAIPTTGVAMGIQYKEQQKMVDYATVADQPVVVCSLGDASVTEGEVSEAFQMAALKQLPILYLVQDNDWDISASADEIRAQDAYEFIQGFKGIEAVKINGNDFTECYLALKEVLETIRKERRPFLVHAKVPLLNHHTSGVRMEWYRDDLEEHKSRDPYPIMMQQLLDAGFTSSAIQQIETEVKELVLADFERALAAEDPRPDDLYTHDFAATPVINETGTRQPEGAEATVMVDSALTAVEELMRKHPECLLYGQDVGGRLGGVFREAATLAQKFGDGRVFNTPIQEAFIIGSTVGMSAVGLKPIVEVQFADYIWPGLNQLFTEVSRSCYLSNGKWPVSMILRVPIGAYGSGGPYHSSSVESVVANIKGVKIAYPSNGADLKGLMKAAYYDPNPVVIFEHKGLYWSKVKGTETARTVLPDEDYMIPFGQAAITVKADEKQVEQGKSIAVITYGMGVHWALNAAQKLDGRVEVIDLRTLYPLDTATIFDAVKKHGRCLVVTEEAVNCTFAQSIAARIQENCFEYLDAPVRTLGAVDVPAIPLNQVLEKTMLPSTEKVHDAILNLLEY from the coding sequence ATGTCGAAAACTAAAACACGCACAAAAAAAACTAAAACAACTGCCCAAACAATGCCCAAAACGGTATTAGAAGAAGCATTTCGTTTGATGGCAACCGCAAAGACAATGGCGGAAACCTATGAGGCAAATGTAAAAGTAGCTTCTAAATATGTTCATGCAACATCTAGAGGCCATGAAGCGGTTCAGTTGGCTTTGGGAATGCAGTTGGAAGCACAAGATTTTGTTGCTCCTTATTATAGAGATGATTCTATTTTATTAAGTATAGGTATGCAACCTTATGAGTTGATGCTTCAAGTATTGGCTAAACGGGATGATCCATTTTCTGGGGGAAGAACCTATTATTCTCATCCTAGTTTAAAAGATGATGACAAGCCTAAAATTCCACATCAATCTTCAGCTACTGGAATGCAAGCCATTCCTACAACAGGGGTTGCAATGGGAATTCAATATAAAGAACAGCAAAAAATGGTCGATTATGCGACCGTAGCAGACCAACCTGTTGTTGTTTGCTCTTTGGGCGATGCCTCTGTTACAGAGGGAGAAGTGTCCGAGGCTTTTCAAATGGCAGCATTAAAACAATTGCCAATCTTGTATTTGGTACAGGATAATGATTGGGATATATCTGCTAGTGCAGACGAAATACGGGCGCAAGATGCTTATGAATTTATTCAGGGGTTTAAAGGAATTGAGGCCGTAAAAATCAATGGAAATGATTTTACAGAATGTTACCTAGCCTTAAAAGAGGTTTTGGAAACCATAAGAAAAGAACGCCGCCCATTCTTAGTACACGCTAAAGTACCATTGCTTAATCACCATACTTCAGGGGTTAGGATGGAATGGTATAGAGATGACCTAGAAGAACACAAAAGCAGAGATCCCTATCCAATTATGATGCAACAGTTATTGGATGCTGGGTTTACATCATCAGCGATTCAGCAGATAGAGACAGAAGTAAAAGAATTGGTTTTGGCTGATTTTGAGCGTGCCTTGGCCGCAGAAGATCCTCGACCAGATGATTTATATACACACGATTTTGCGGCAACACCTGTTATTAATGAAACAGGAACTCGCCAACCAGAAGGAGCAGAAGCAACCGTTATGGTTGATAGTGCCTTGACAGCGGTTGAAGAGTTGATGCGCAAACATCCAGAATGTTTGTTGTATGGGCAAGATGTAGGAGGACGTTTAGGGGGTGTTTTTAGAGAGGCGGCAACCTTGGCTCAAAAGTTTGGTGATGGAAGAGTTTTTAATACTCCAATTCAAGAAGCTTTTATCATTGGTTCTACGGTAGGAATGTCTGCGGTAGGTTTAAAACCTATCGTTGAAGTCCAATTTGCAGATTATATTTGGCCAGGTTTGAATCAATTGTTTACAGAGGTTAGTCGTTCTTGCTATTTGTCCAATGGAAAATGGCCCGTGAGTATGATTTTGAGAGTACCAATCGGGGCTTATGGAAGCGGAGGACCTTATCATTCTTCAAGTGTAGAATCTGTTGTTGCTAATATAAAAGGGGTTAAAATTGCATACCCTAGCAATGGGGCTGATTTAAAGGGCTTGATGAAGGCTGCTTATTATGATCCTAATCCCGTTGTAATATTTGAACATAAAGGATTGTATTGGTCAAAAGTAAAAGGAACAGAAACTGCTCGCACGGTATTGCCTGACGAGGATTATATGATTCCATTTGGGCAGGCCGCTATTACAGTAAAAGCAGATGAAAAACAAGTAGAACAAGGCAAATCAATTGCGGTCATTACTTATGGTATGGGAGTCCATTGGGCTTTGAATGCCGCCCAGAAATTGGATGGACGAGTAGAAGTCATTGATTTGCGTACGTTATATCCATTGGATACGGCTACTATTTTTGATGCAGTAAAAAAACACGGAAGGTGTTTGGTGGTCACAGAAGAAGCCGTCAACTGTACTTTTGCACAAAGTATTGCTGCTCGTATCCAAGAAAATTGTTTTGAATACTTGGATGCTCCTGTGCGTACGCTAGGTGCTGTAGATGTTCCTGCGATTCCTTTAAATCAAGTGTTGGAAAAAACAATGTTGCCATCTACTGAGAAGGTGCACGATGCGATTTTGAACTTATTAGAATATTAG
- a CDS encoding TetR/AcrR family transcriptional regulator, whose amino-acid sequence MIKKNKPKKRKKEAIYEAAARLFREKGYKAASMRDLAERVDLKVSSLYSHIGSKEELLQKICFDNAHLFINGMDVIERMEGSTIDKIKAIIALHVDIAITNPTSVTVFNDEWKHLTNDNYESNLNQFLKLRKDYESRFQQIIIHGIKNKELKDIDSNVALYTILTSVRWLHYWYKPSRKVSPDLLKTQIATLLLEGLAC is encoded by the coding sequence ATGATAAAAAAGAACAAACCCAAAAAACGTAAAAAGGAAGCAATTTACGAGGCGGCTGCTCGTCTATTTAGAGAAAAAGGCTATAAAGCTGCTTCTATGAGGGATCTTGCCGAACGAGTAGATTTAAAAGTATCTAGCTTATATAGTCACATAGGATCTAAAGAAGAATTACTTCAGAAAATATGTTTTGACAATGCTCATTTGTTTATTAATGGCATGGATGTTATTGAGCGGATGGAGGGCAGCACAATTGATAAAATTAAGGCGATTATTGCTTTGCACGTGGACATAGCAATCACTAATCCTACTTCTGTGACGGTATTTAATGACGAATGGAAACATCTTACGAATGATAATTACGAATCTAATTTAAATCAATTTTTGAAGCTTAGAAAGGATTATGAAAGCCGTTTCCAGCAGATTATTATTCATGGAATTAAAAATAAGGAACTCAAAGACATTGATTCTAATGTTGCTTTGTACACGATTCTAACTTCTGTTCGATGGCTACATTATTGGTACAAACCCAGCAGGAAGGTAAGTCCTGACTTGCTCAAAACTCAAATAGCAACCTTGTTATTGGAGGGGCTGGCTTGTTGA
- the fsa gene encoding fructose-6-phosphate aldolase: MKFFVDTANLAQIQEAYDLGILDGVTTNPSLMAKEGISGQEAVLEHYRKICAIVDGDVSAEVIATDFEGIVKEGEALAALHPNIVVKVPMIKDGIKAIKHFSSKGIRTNCTLVFSAGQAILAAKAGATYLSPFIGRVDDISWDGMDLIDQIVHIYNFYGYKTEVLAASIRNPLHIIKCAEIGADVVTCPLNAILALLKHPLTDIGLAKFLADHKKVNS; encoded by the coding sequence ATGAAATTTTTTGTTGATACTGCCAACTTAGCGCAAATTCAAGAAGCCTACGATTTAGGTATTTTAGATGGAGTAACTACCAACCCATCATTAATGGCAAAAGAAGGTATTAGTGGTCAAGAAGCAGTACTAGAACATTACAGAAAAATCTGTGCGATTGTTGATGGCGATGTTAGTGCAGAAGTGATTGCAACAGACTTTGAGGGTATTGTAAAAGAAGGAGAAGCTTTGGCTGCATTGCACCCTAATATCGTAGTTAAGGTTCCAATGATAAAAGATGGAATCAAAGCAATTAAGCATTTTTCAAGCAAAGGTATTCGCACAAATTGTACACTAGTTTTTTCTGCTGGTCAAGCTATTTTAGCTGCTAAAGCAGGTGCTACTTATTTATCTCCTTTTATTGGACGTGTTGATGATATTTCTTGGGATGGGATGGACTTGATTGATCAAATTGTTCACATTTATAACTTCTATGGCTACAAAACAGAGGTTTTGGCAGCGTCTATCCGCAACCCATTGCACATCATCAAGTGTGCAGAAATAGGTGCAGATGTTGTTACTTGTCCTTTAAATGCTATTTTAGCCTTGTTAAAACACCCACTTACAGATATTGGACTTGCTAAGTTTTTAGCAGATCATAAAAAAGTGAATAGCTAA
- a CDS encoding aldehyde dehydrogenase: protein MSTITDTNSNLTANQVQTILQAQRDYFASNATKDLNFRKQQLQKLKQMILDNESALLDALHKDLHKHEFEAYATEIGFVLVDIDKSIAKLKTWARPKKVKTPPFHYVASSYIKPDPYGNILIIAPWNYPVQLLLAPLVGAIAAGNTAILKPSEYAVHTSTLLTRLINATFDAQYITMIEGAVPETQLLLNEKFDFIFFTGSTKVGNIVYQAAAKHLTPVALELGGKSPCIVDTDIQLDYTAKRIIWGKFINSGQSCIAPDYLLVDRKIKDALVAKLKFYIHQFFGENPQESEHLGRIINEIHFDRLAAYLKDGDITEGGQMDRANKYIAPTILENVGLESAAMQEEIFGPILPIVTYGNLKEAIDLIKSKPKPLALYIFSKNNKKIDRILSETSAGGVTINDTLMHMANGHLPFGGVGDSGIGAYHGPHSFDLFSHKKAVLHRSFLVEEPIRYAPYKLGLKWIKKIMDWSL from the coding sequence ATGAGCACAATTACAGATACCAATTCCAACTTGACGGCAAATCAGGTTCAAACAATTTTGCAAGCGCAACGAGATTATTTTGCAAGCAATGCCACCAAAGATTTAAATTTTAGGAAGCAGCAATTACAAAAGTTAAAGCAAATGATCTTGGACAATGAAAGTGCTTTATTAGATGCGCTTCATAAAGATTTGCACAAACATGAATTTGAGGCTTACGCTACCGAAATAGGTTTTGTATTGGTTGATATTGATAAATCGATTGCTAAACTAAAGACTTGGGCAAGACCTAAAAAGGTTAAGACACCTCCCTTTCATTATGTTGCAAGCAGTTATATCAAACCAGATCCTTATGGGAATATACTAATTATTGCTCCATGGAACTATCCTGTACAGTTATTGTTAGCGCCATTAGTTGGTGCTATTGCTGCGGGAAATACAGCAATTCTAAAACCGTCAGAATATGCTGTACATACTTCAACCTTATTAACCCGATTGATCAATGCTACTTTTGATGCTCAATACATCACAATGATAGAAGGGGCTGTTCCTGAGACCCAACTGTTGTTGAACGAGAAATTTGATTTTATTTTCTTTACAGGAAGCACTAAAGTGGGCAATATTGTTTATCAGGCTGCTGCCAAACATTTGACGCCTGTTGCGCTAGAGTTAGGAGGAAAGAGTCCTTGTATTGTAGATACGGATATTCAATTGGATTATACGGCTAAACGAATTATTTGGGGGAAATTTATTAATAGTGGGCAATCTTGTATTGCACCAGATTATCTATTGGTAGACCGAAAAATAAAAGATGCTTTGGTTGCTAAACTAAAGTTTTATATCCATCAATTTTTTGGCGAAAACCCTCAAGAAAGCGAACATTTAGGCAGAATTATTAATGAAATTCATTTTGATCGTTTGGCGGCTTATCTAAAAGATGGCGACATTACAGAAGGTGGGCAAATGGATCGTGCTAACAAGTATATCGCACCAACTATTTTAGAAAATGTAGGGCTAGAATCTGCTGCCATGCAAGAGGAAATTTTTGGACCAATTTTACCAATTGTAACGTATGGAAACCTAAAAGAAGCCATTGATTTAATTAAATCAAAACCCAAGCCATTGGCTTTGTACATCTTCTCTAAAAACAATAAAAAAATTGACCGAATTTTGTCCGAAACTTCGGCAGGTGGTGTCACCATCAATGATACGCTAATGCATATGGCAAATGGGCATTTGCCATTTGGGGGAGTAGGAGATAGTGGTATAGGCGCTTATCATGGACCACATTCTTTTGATTTATTTTCACACAAAAAAGCTGTTTTGCACCGTTCTTTTTTGGTTGAGGAACCTATTCGCTATGCTCCTTATAAGTTGGGTCTAAAGTGGATAAAGAAAATTATGGATTGGTCCTTATAA